From Micromonospora rhizosphaerae, the proteins below share one genomic window:
- a CDS encoding TadE/TadG family type IV pilus assembly protein — translation MRAGTLPCFRSARWADRSPLTRTGQRRRKGDQGAAAVEMALVLPLLLVLIFGIIDFGRMLNKQIALTEAARDAARVASFGRNAEDSKAAATARATRIAGDDAVVNTAPCSTAGQDAQVIVTQDFSFITPVGLIGGGFDGKVTLTGRGVVPCQ, via the coding sequence GTGAGGGCGGGGACGCTGCCGTGTTTCCGGTCGGCTCGATGGGCCGACCGGAGTCCGCTCACCCGAACCGGTCAACGCCGGCGGAAGGGTGACCAGGGAGCAGCGGCGGTCGAGATGGCGCTCGTGCTGCCTCTGCTGCTGGTTTTGATCTTCGGGATCATCGACTTTGGACGGATGCTCAACAAGCAGATCGCGCTGACCGAGGCGGCCCGGGACGCAGCCCGGGTCGCCTCCTTCGGTCGCAATGCCGAGGATTCGAAGGCTGCAGCGACCGCACGCGCCACCCGCATCGCGGGCGACGACGCCGTGGTCAACACCGCGCCGTGCTCGACAGCTGGGCAGGACGCGCAGGTCATCGTTACCCAGGACTTCAGCTTCATCACGCCGGTCGGTCTCATCGGCGGCGGCTTCGACGGAAAGGTCACGCTTACTGGTCGGGGAGTCGTGCCATGCCAGTGA
- a CDS encoding prepilin peptidase has protein sequence MPVFLFGDFRWPVGYHAPVLPLVAAATLAGAAWGSVLPGLVNRYAVAWPDGTERPPWRRGCGHCGAAGPGWWRSSGACPTCGRRPTPGRWVTVPLVAALCGSVATAVGAAPALPAFLLLAAIAVPLALVDLKVLRLPDPLVGAALVGGVVLLVLASVVERDAGALLRAGLAALVCGVGYSTLALLPGSQLGFGDVKLGAVLGLYLGWLGWFAVVAGVLLAPVLNLPLVIGLVIAGRAGRKTAVPYGPAMLVAAIAATVLATLR, from the coding sequence CTGCCGGTATTCCTGTTCGGCGATTTTCGATGGCCGGTTGGCTACCATGCGCCGGTGCTCCCCCTCGTGGCCGCTGCCACCCTCGCCGGTGCCGCCTGGGGGTCGGTGCTGCCCGGGCTCGTCAACCGGTACGCCGTGGCGTGGCCGGACGGCACCGAAAGGCCGCCGTGGCGGCGCGGCTGCGGGCACTGTGGTGCCGCCGGACCCGGCTGGTGGCGCTCGTCCGGAGCCTGCCCGACCTGCGGCCGCCGACCCACTCCCGGGCGGTGGGTCACCGTCCCGCTCGTGGCAGCGCTCTGCGGTAGCGTCGCCACCGCCGTCGGTGCGGCTCCAGCGCTCCCCGCGTTCCTGCTGCTCGCCGCGATCGCCGTGCCGCTGGCCCTGGTCGACCTCAAGGTGCTTCGGCTGCCCGACCCGCTCGTCGGGGCCGCCCTTGTCGGTGGGGTGGTGCTCCTGGTCCTCGCTTCGGTCGTCGAGCGGGATGCGGGGGCGCTGCTCCGCGCCGGCCTCGCCGCGCTGGTCTGCGGTGTCGGGTATTCGACACTGGCGCTTCTGCCCGGATCGCAGCTGGGATTCGGCGACGTGAAGCTGGGGGCGGTGCTCGGTCTCTACCTCGGCTGGCTGGGGTGGTTCGCCGTCGTGGCCGGCGTGCTGCTCGCCCCGGTGCTGAACCTTCCACTGGTGATTGGGCTGGTCATCGCGGGTCGGGCCGGCCGGAAGACCGCGGTGCCGTACGGCCCCGCGATGCTCGTCGCGGCGATCGCCGCGACGGTCCTGGCCACGCTGCGATAG
- a CDS encoding AAA family ATPase: protein MTILFEPHRQWNAHLASLLGTGVLTTSRLEDVERLLADRHPDPLVLFGPSTDAALALNFAARQRLARPALGVLLLREKLDVETMGQALRAGVRDVVDAHDIAAVRAACDRSLEVSRHLLGAGTGARAASEARVVTVFSAKGGCGKSTLATNLAVALADGGQRRVCLVDLDLAFGDVGIMLQLVPERSIADAANARERIDPTLIRALLTPYAPGIDVLLAPVGPTDAERIGRELVAQVLAVVRAIADYVVVDTPPAFTEAVLAALDVSDLHVLVATPDVPALKNLRVAMDMLDLLELRKEARLVVLNRSDARVGLTGADVERVLQSPIAVHIPSSRDVPVSINRGVPIMVEKPGHPVSRAIRELALERVTDKAAQRAGRRLRERLGRAGSR from the coding sequence ATGACGATCCTCTTTGAACCCCACCGGCAGTGGAACGCCCACCTGGCGTCGCTGCTCGGCACCGGGGTGCTCACCACCAGCCGGCTCGAGGACGTGGAGCGGCTCCTCGCCGACCGGCACCCCGATCCGCTGGTGCTCTTCGGCCCGAGCACCGACGCCGCGCTGGCGCTCAACTTCGCGGCCCGGCAGCGGCTCGCCCGCCCCGCTCTGGGCGTCCTCTTGCTGCGCGAGAAGCTGGACGTCGAGACCATGGGCCAGGCGCTGCGGGCCGGGGTGCGAGACGTCGTGGACGCGCACGACATCGCCGCCGTGCGGGCCGCCTGCGATCGTTCGCTGGAGGTGTCCCGGCACCTGCTCGGGGCCGGTACGGGGGCCCGGGCGGCCAGCGAGGCGCGGGTGGTGACGGTCTTCTCGGCCAAGGGCGGCTGCGGCAAGTCGACGCTGGCCACCAACCTGGCGGTGGCCCTGGCCGACGGCGGCCAGCGGCGGGTCTGCCTGGTCGACCTGGACCTCGCCTTCGGTGACGTCGGCATCATGCTGCAACTGGTGCCCGAGCGGAGCATCGCCGACGCGGCCAACGCCCGCGAGCGGATCGACCCCACGCTGATCCGCGCCCTGCTGACGCCGTACGCGCCGGGGATCGACGTGCTGCTCGCGCCGGTCGGCCCGACGGACGCCGAGCGGATCGGGCGGGAGCTGGTGGCCCAGGTGCTCGCCGTCGTCCGCGCGATCGCCGACTACGTCGTGGTGGACACGCCGCCGGCATTCACCGAGGCGGTGCTCGCCGCGCTCGACGTCTCCGACCTCCACGTGCTGGTGGCGACCCCGGACGTCCCCGCGCTGAAGAACCTCCGGGTCGCCATGGACATGCTCGATCTGCTCGAGCTGCGCAAGGAGGCCCGACTCGTGGTGCTCAACCGCAGCGACGCCCGGGTCGGGCTGACCGGGGCCGACGTCGAACGCGTGCTCCAGAGTCCGATCGCGGTGCACATCCCGTCCAGCCGGGACGTACCGGTGTCGATCAACCGCGGGGTACCCATCATGGTGGAAAAGCCGGGTCATCCGGTCAGCCGGGCCATCCGTGAGCTGGCGCTGGAACGGGTCACCGACAAGGCCGCCCAGCGGGCCGGGCGTAGGCTGCGGGAGCGGCTCGGTCGGGCAGGCAGCCGATGA
- a CDS encoding pilus assembly protein TadG-related protein translates to MSGLRARLGAREDRGAVALTVGLLLGSGVLLGMAALVVDVGNLYAERGQLQNGADAGALKIGQICATDLAACSPAATDLQNVAESYATRNANDGAAAATVPVCGRGGALPQCPQWKDRLSDCVGPPPESVSYVEVHTSTRSDDGSTVLPPIFAQALVGGYEGAEVGACSRVAWGPPTRATTLAMTISACDWNRYTGNGGGLPSVEQSFPVYDETASTTCAPFSGSGGGPGGFRFFKDADDDCRTSLALGDGRRVSTGDSRPTDCRSQPLSDLVAAKRPILVPVFGAISGGGGNAEYTVSGFAAFVVTGWHLPGLEVPSAKRSACDDGASSCVFGYFIKTVVPGGGAIGGPDLGARVVAPIG, encoded by the coding sequence ATGAGTGGGCTTCGGGCCCGCCTCGGCGCGCGCGAGGACCGCGGGGCGGTGGCGCTGACCGTCGGGTTGCTTCTCGGCTCCGGGGTGCTGCTCGGCATGGCGGCCCTCGTGGTCGACGTTGGCAACCTCTATGCCGAACGAGGTCAACTGCAGAACGGCGCGGATGCCGGCGCCCTCAAGATCGGCCAGATCTGCGCGACCGACTTGGCCGCCTGCTCGCCCGCCGCCACCGATCTGCAGAACGTGGCCGAGTCGTACGCCACCCGGAACGCGAATGACGGCGCCGCCGCCGCGACGGTCCCCGTCTGCGGCCGGGGAGGTGCGCTCCCACAGTGTCCGCAATGGAAGGACCGGCTCAGCGACTGCGTGGGACCGCCACCGGAGTCCGTCAGCTATGTGGAGGTGCACACCAGCACGCGCAGCGACGACGGTTCCACCGTGCTCCCGCCGATCTTCGCTCAGGCGTTGGTGGGCGGCTACGAGGGCGCGGAGGTGGGAGCCTGCTCCCGGGTCGCCTGGGGACCGCCGACCAGGGCGACCACCCTCGCGATGACCATCTCGGCCTGCGACTGGAACCGGTACACCGGCAACGGAGGCGGGCTCCCGTCGGTCGAGCAGTCCTTTCCGGTGTACGACGAGACGGCCTCCACGACCTGCGCCCCGTTTAGCGGTTCGGGTGGCGGCCCGGGTGGATTTCGCTTCTTCAAGGACGCGGACGACGACTGCCGAACCAGCCTGGCCCTGGGCGACGGTCGCCGGGTGAGCACCGGGGACAGCCGGCCGACGGACTGCCGGAGCCAACCACTGTCCGACCTGGTCGCGGCGAAGCGCCCGATCCTCGTGCCCGTGTTCGGCGCGATCTCGGGTGGCGGCGGCAACGCCGAGTACACCGTCTCCGGCTTCGCGGCGTTTGTCGTCACCGGCTGGCACCTGCCGGGCCTGGAAGTCCCGTCCGCGAAGCGGTCGGCCTGCGACGACGGCGCCAGCTCGTGCGTCTTTGGCTACTTCATTAAGACGGTCGTGCCGGGCGGCGGCGCGATCGGCGGACCGGACCTGGGCGCGCGCGTCGTCGCCCCCATCGGCTGA
- a CDS encoding Uma2 family endonuclease, which yields MTSPARPGRGDAWTVDDLQDLPEDGQDYEIFDGSLLVSPHADVFHGAVANRLRRMLDRQAPAGLLVGQDIGVSAKRSSYFVPDLFVAREDALDRGGPALDPGDVLLVVEVISPSNAGRDLVLKRHEYGVAGIPRYWLVEPRKRTLTVLENVGGFFREAASVGVEGSWRTDQPFPLVLTLADLI from the coding sequence GTGACCAGCCCTGCTCGGCCCGGCCGGGGCGATGCCTGGACGGTGGATGACCTCCAGGACCTGCCCGAGGACGGCCAGGACTACGAGATCTTCGACGGGAGTCTGCTCGTGTCCCCCCATGCGGACGTCTTCCACGGCGCGGTCGCCAACCGCCTCCGCCGGATGCTGGACCGCCAGGCCCCGGCCGGCCTCCTGGTCGGGCAGGACATCGGGGTCAGCGCGAAGCGCTCGTCCTACTTCGTGCCAGACCTCTTCGTGGCTCGAGAGGACGCCCTCGACCGGGGCGGTCCCGCGCTTGACCCTGGGGACGTGTTACTCGTGGTCGAGGTGATCTCACCGAGCAACGCGGGCCGCGATCTGGTGCTCAAGCGGCACGAGTACGGGGTGGCCGGCATCCCGCGCTACTGGCTGGTGGAGCCGCGCAAGCGGACCCTGACGGTGCTGGAGAACGTGGGCGGGTTCTTCCGGGAGGCGGCCAGCGTCGGCGTCGAGGGCTCTTGGCGTACTGACCAGCCGTTCCCGCTCGTGCTGACGCTGGCCGACCTCATCTGA
- the cpaB gene encoding Flp pilus assembly protein CpaB: protein MARRIIPVLISLVLAALGTGAIMLYLRSADDRAIEGKRARTVLVADKQIPAGTSGKLLRTKGYLRQVRMPVETLPEDALEQVTGNLDALVTTAPVQRGQLLLRAMLGNAVTNGSGLAIPAGQMAITARVKSTVFGPASLRPGARVAIFYTYTPMDERKRDVVSGAGLEKGREINSVTRLLMTDVEVISVGPAPVAGSVGAEASPGGGVQDELSVTFGLNQVDAERLAHAVALGGELNVGVLGDSSNVRPDSGVDNRSLFG, encoded by the coding sequence ATGGCCCGACGCATCATCCCGGTGCTGATCTCCCTCGTCCTGGCGGCGCTGGGCACCGGCGCCATCATGCTCTACCTGCGTTCGGCCGACGACCGTGCCATCGAGGGCAAACGGGCCCGCACGGTGCTGGTTGCCGACAAGCAGATCCCGGCGGGCACGTCGGGGAAGTTGCTGCGGACCAAGGGATACCTCCGCCAGGTGCGGATGCCGGTGGAGACGCTGCCCGAGGACGCGTTGGAGCAGGTGACCGGCAACCTCGATGCGCTGGTCACCACCGCCCCGGTGCAGCGTGGCCAGCTCCTGCTGCGCGCCATGCTCGGTAACGCGGTCACGAACGGCAGCGGGCTGGCGATCCCCGCCGGCCAGATGGCGATCACGGCCCGGGTGAAGTCCACGGTGTTCGGCCCGGCCTCGCTGCGCCCCGGCGCCCGGGTGGCGATCTTCTACACGTACACCCCGATGGACGAGCGGAAGCGGGACGTGGTGTCGGGGGCGGGCCTGGAGAAGGGCCGCGAGATCAACAGCGTGACCCGCCTGCTGATGACCGACGTCGAGGTGATCTCGGTGGGACCGGCGCCGGTAGCGGGCAGCGTCGGCGCGGAGGCTAGCCCCGGCGGCGGTGTGCAGGACGAACTGTCGGTCACCTTCGGGCTCAATCAGGTCGACGCGGAGCGGCTGGCCCACGCGGTCGCGCTCGGCGGCGAGCTCAACGTCGGCGTGCTGGGCGACTCCTCGAACGTCAGGCCCGACTCGGGCGTGGACAACCGATCGCTCTTCGGGTGA
- a CDS encoding type II secretion system F family protein, translated as MVIPRAGLAVLAALGLLLGTAAPALADRNLAVTVADVTPGQVQLVADVSGVSAAPPVTVAQDGRPLSSSVQGAEASAVPPRTVVVVLDTGGAMAGARLPAAREGVLAFAERLPADVAVGLVTAAAKPAVLVRPTQDRGALRAALSGLRATGETAVYAGLRVAAEAAKQAPDRRLLVVTAGRNTTGDPADPVVRNLAAAGDRVDLVPVQVPAGGLTELRQLVTATGGAVRPAARADAVGGALRAVAETFPLRVIITVTVPPELAGTAGDLTVTVGTGAEAARTSVPVQFASTAPSPATADPVLRALPLLRPPLIAVLVFGVLLISTLLAISGLMGSTRQRRLRQVEQFRLPTSGAPTHGRPQVRPQPGGGLTSTVLALSDGIARARGGEERIAQDLERAGMTIRPREWTAARAGATVGGAILLGLLGGALAALLGAALGWLAAGLYRRVRGVRRRQAFADQLPDTLQLVVGSLRSGFSLAQAIDAVVQDSPPGPLTVELGRAMAEVRLGSDLDDALERVAQRVENEDLAWTVMAIRIQRDTGGNLAEVLETTVETLRERDRLRRHVRALSAEGRLSAYVLIALPIVMAVWMLLTRRDYLSPLWTTAVGLVMLVGALVLMVVGIFWMARWIKVEV; from the coding sequence GTGGTGATCCCACGCGCCGGGCTCGCCGTGCTGGCCGCCCTGGGCCTCCTGCTCGGCACCGCCGCCCCGGCCCTGGCGGACCGGAATCTGGCCGTTACGGTCGCCGACGTGACGCCGGGCCAGGTGCAGCTCGTCGCCGACGTGTCCGGCGTGTCCGCCGCCCCGCCGGTGACCGTCGCTCAGGATGGCCGGCCGCTCTCGTCGAGCGTGCAGGGAGCCGAGGCGTCGGCAGTGCCGCCGCGTACCGTCGTCGTGGTGCTCGACACGGGCGGGGCCATGGCCGGTGCTCGCCTGCCGGCGGCGCGGGAGGGTGTGCTCGCCTTCGCCGAGCGGCTCCCCGCGGACGTGGCGGTCGGTCTGGTGACGGCGGCCGCGAAGCCTGCGGTGCTGGTCCGCCCGACCCAGGACCGGGGCGCGTTGCGAGCGGCCCTGTCCGGCCTGCGCGCCACGGGCGAGACTGCCGTCTACGCCGGGCTGCGGGTGGCGGCCGAGGCGGCGAAGCAGGCTCCGGACCGGCGGCTACTGGTGGTGACGGCCGGTAGGAACACCACCGGTGACCCGGCGGATCCGGTGGTCCGGAACCTCGCCGCGGCCGGGGATCGGGTGGATCTGGTGCCCGTCCAGGTCCCTGCCGGCGGGCTGACCGAGCTGCGTCAGCTCGTCACCGCCACCGGCGGCGCCGTCCGGCCGGCGGCGCGGGCCGACGCGGTGGGCGGAGCCCTGCGCGCCGTGGCCGAAACCTTTCCGCTCCGCGTCATCATCACCGTGACCGTGCCACCGGAGCTGGCGGGCACGGCGGGAGACCTGACGGTGACCGTCGGCACGGGCGCGGAGGCGGCCCGCACCTCGGTGCCGGTCCAGTTCGCGTCCACCGCGCCGTCGCCGGCCACAGCCGACCCGGTGCTCCGCGCCCTGCCGTTGCTCCGGCCGCCGCTGATCGCGGTACTGGTGTTCGGGGTACTCCTGATCTCGACGCTGCTCGCCATCTCCGGCCTGATGGGGTCGACTCGGCAGCGCCGGCTCCGGCAGGTGGAGCAGTTCCGCTTGCCCACCTCCGGTGCGCCCACCCACGGCCGCCCGCAGGTGCGGCCACAGCCGGGGGGCGGCCTCACCAGCACCGTGCTGGCCCTCTCCGACGGGATCGCGCGAGCCCGCGGTGGCGAGGAGCGGATCGCCCAGGATCTGGAGCGCGCCGGGATGACCATACGTCCACGGGAGTGGACCGCGGCGCGCGCGGGGGCGACGGTCGGCGGCGCCATCCTTCTCGGGCTGCTCGGCGGAGCACTTGCAGCGCTGCTCGGGGCGGCGCTGGGCTGGCTCGCCGCCGGACTCTACCGCCGGGTGCGCGGGGTCCGGCGCCGCCAGGCCTTCGCCGATCAGCTCCCGGACACGCTTCAGCTGGTGGTCGGCTCGTTGCGCTCGGGCTTCTCGTTGGCGCAGGCGATCGACGCGGTGGTCCAGGATTCGCCCCCGGGCCCGCTGACCGTGGAACTCGGTCGGGCCATGGCCGAGGTCCGCCTCGGGTCCGACCTGGACGACGCGTTGGAGCGGGTGGCGCAGCGGGTGGAGAACGAGGACCTCGCCTGGACGGTGATGGCGATCCGCATCCAGCGCGACACCGGCGGCAACTTGGCGGAGGTCCTGGAGACCACGGTGGAGACGCTGCGCGAGCGCGACCGGCTGCGCCGCCACGTGCGGGCGCTCTCCGCCGAGGGGCGACTGTCGGCGTATGTGCTCATCGCGCTGCCCATCGTGATGGCGGTCTGGATGCTGCTGACCCGCCGCGACTACCTGAGCCCGCTGTGGACCACGGCGGTCGGGCTGGTCATGCTGGTCGGCGCCCTGGTCCTGATGGTGGTCGGCATCTTCTGGATGGCGCGCTGGATCAAGGTCGAGGTGTGA
- a CDS encoding Flp family type IVb pilin codes for MNDFLLRIKSSLKRGDRGASAVEYALIVGLIAAILGGVIFALGQRVDWMFDRACDNVVASKDVTQCDDTRPQ; via the coding sequence ATGAACGATTTCCTTCTTCGGATCAAGTCCTCGCTCAAGCGCGGTGACCGTGGCGCGAGCGCCGTCGAGTACGCCCTGATCGTCGGCCTCATCGCCGCGATCCTTGGCGGCGTCATCTTCGCGCTCGGTCAACGGGTCGACTGGATGTTCGACCGGGCCTGCGACAACGTGGTGGCCAGCAAGGACGTCACTCAGTGTGACGACACCCGCCCCCAGTGA
- a CDS encoding CpaF family protein: MSLTDRLAQRYPGGDSGRIARTSGAITGSTSGGLSASLRLRIHRELLEILGPQLYDNRTPDAVLEKKVRDTISDVLARSDSPLAVADPARISAELLDEILGHGPVEPLLRDPDVTEIMVNGPDQIFVERFGRIHQVDASFVDEHHLRRVIDRIVSRVGRRVDESSPMVDARLPDGSRVNVVLPPVALDGSMLTIRKFAREALTTDDLIGFGTFTPEVAQFLYACVRARVDVVISGGTGSGKTTTLNVLSSFLPPEERIVTIEDAAELQLRQNHVLRLESRPPNIEGRGEITVRDLVRNALRMRPDRIVIGEVRDGAALDLLQAMNTGHNGSLTTVHANSPRDSISRLETMSLMAGLELPVRAIREQIASAVDLVVHQSRLRDGSRRVTQVTEVLGMEGEVVTMQDLFVFDHRAGHDDNGRHLGALRSTGLRPRLLETLADAGIPVPVGLFEGRPW, translated from the coding sequence ATGAGCCTCACCGACCGGCTGGCGCAGCGCTACCCGGGCGGCGACAGCGGCCGGATCGCCCGCACCTCCGGCGCGATCACCGGGTCCACCAGCGGTGGGTTGAGTGCCTCCCTGCGCCTGCGCATCCACCGGGAACTGCTGGAGATCCTGGGCCCGCAGCTGTACGACAACCGCACGCCGGACGCCGTACTGGAGAAGAAGGTCCGCGACACGATCAGCGACGTGCTGGCGCGCAGCGATTCGCCGCTGGCCGTCGCCGACCCGGCGCGGATCTCGGCCGAGCTGCTCGACGAGATCCTCGGCCACGGCCCGGTGGAGCCGCTGCTGCGCGACCCGGACGTCACCGAGATCATGGTGAACGGCCCGGACCAGATCTTCGTGGAGCGTTTCGGGCGCATCCACCAGGTCGACGCGTCGTTCGTGGACGAGCACCACCTGCGACGGGTCATCGATCGCATCGTCTCCCGGGTCGGCCGGCGGGTCGACGAGTCGAGCCCCATGGTGGACGCCCGACTGCCCGACGGGAGCCGGGTGAACGTCGTCCTGCCGCCGGTGGCGCTCGACGGTTCGATGCTGACCATCCGCAAGTTCGCCCGCGAGGCGCTCACCACGGACGACCTGATCGGCTTCGGCACCTTCACTCCGGAGGTGGCGCAGTTCCTGTACGCCTGCGTCCGCGCCCGCGTCGACGTCGTGATCAGCGGCGGCACCGGCTCCGGCAAGACCACGACCCTCAACGTGCTCTCCAGCTTCCTGCCGCCCGAGGAGCGGATCGTCACCATCGAGGACGCGGCGGAGCTCCAGTTGCGCCAGAACCACGTCCTGCGTCTGGAGTCGAGACCGCCAAACATCGAGGGCCGCGGCGAGATCACCGTCCGGGACCTGGTCCGTAACGCGCTGCGTATGCGGCCGGACCGGATCGTCATCGGCGAGGTCCGCGACGGCGCCGCGCTCGACCTGCTCCAAGCGATGAACACCGGGCACAACGGGTCGCTGACCACGGTGCACGCAAACAGCCCCCGCGACTCGATCTCCCGGCTCGAGACCATGTCCCTGATGGCCGGGCTGGAGCTGCCGGTACGCGCGATCCGGGAGCAGATCGCCTCCGCGGTGGACCTCGTGGTGCACCAGAGCCGGTTGCGGGACGGCAGCCGACGGGTCACCCAGGTGACGGAGGTGCTCGGCATGGAGGGCGAGGTGGTGACCATGCAGGACCTGTTCGTCTTCGACCATCGGGCCGGGCACGACGACAACGGCCGGCACCTCGGCGCGTTGCGCTCGACCGGGTTGCGCCCGCGCCTGCTCGAGACCCTCGCCGACGCCGGGATCCCGGTGCCCGTCGGCCTGTTCGAAGGCCGGCCGTGGTGA
- a CDS encoding type II secretion system F family protein: protein MDSLLLVTGLGALFLALVAAMFAVTGGSDRRAVARTLQAADQGYRLLPSAPRVGGQPHGALVDQARSVGRRLTPAGAFEGLGRRLDQAGNPSWLGIDAVLAYKGVLLFVGAAVGLLLAVVLAGPVGAAVWVVAGAAAGFFAPDLLVLHLAQERQQEIRRTLPDIMDTLVVTVEAGLGFEAALAQVVRNGRGPMVGEFARLLHEMQIGRPRVDALRQMAARTSVNELKAFASAAVQATTLGVPMAKVLRQQAAEMRLRRRQRAEELAQKVPVKILFPMIFCLFPALFVVVIGPGVIRLLDAFGN from the coding sequence ATGGACTCGCTGCTGTTGGTGACCGGCCTGGGCGCGCTGTTCCTGGCGCTCGTGGCTGCCATGTTCGCGGTGACCGGCGGGAGTGACCGGCGTGCGGTCGCCCGCACCCTGCAGGCGGCCGACCAGGGCTACCGCCTCCTCCCGTCAGCCCCGCGGGTCGGCGGCCAGCCCCACGGAGCGCTGGTCGACCAGGCGCGGTCGGTCGGTCGCCGGTTGACGCCCGCCGGCGCGTTCGAGGGCCTGGGCCGCCGGTTGGACCAGGCGGGCAATCCGTCCTGGCTCGGCATCGACGCGGTGCTCGCGTACAAGGGTGTGCTGCTCTTCGTCGGCGCCGCCGTCGGGCTGCTCCTGGCGGTGGTCCTCGCCGGCCCGGTCGGCGCGGCGGTGTGGGTGGTGGCCGGCGCCGCCGCCGGATTCTTCGCGCCGGACCTGCTCGTGCTGCACCTCGCGCAGGAGCGGCAGCAGGAGATCCGCCGCACCCTGCCCGACATCATGGACACCCTGGTGGTGACGGTCGAGGCGGGTCTGGGGTTCGAGGCCGCCCTGGCGCAGGTGGTCCGGAACGGCCGGGGGCCGATGGTCGGCGAGTTCGCCCGGCTGCTGCACGAGATGCAGATCGGCCGTCCGCGGGTGGACGCGTTGCGCCAGATGGCCGCCCGGACCAGCGTCAACGAGCTGAAGGCGTTCGCGTCGGCGGCGGTGCAGGCGACGACGCTGGGTGTCCCGATGGCCAAGGTGCTGCGGCAGCAGGCCGCCGAGATGCGCCTGCGCCGGCGCCAGCGGGCTGAGGAACTCGCGCAGAAGGTGCCGGTGAAGATCCTCTTCCCGATGATCTTCTGCCTCTTCCCCGCACTGTTCGTCGTCGTGATCGGGCCGGGCGTGATCAGGCTGCTGGACGCCTTCGGCAACTGA
- a CDS encoding DUF5701 family protein, giving the protein MTGSPFDVAAEFDRQVGTLMEKGYPALAGISVEQFTELVTPLREAAVARAAELAPPTEARVPFLLVVTRELIPVEQRLGLTALAGKRKPGFVDQHFAEGDLARFDPIKELEVPAGPAYLLFDVDRGEETVNLAPAAAIEVITGQDRLPLTIDEGIAFITQHPVALEKNKCFSLVGSRCGDKRVPALWISQRAPKLGWCWYGNPHTWLGSASAHPVRVGLE; this is encoded by the coding sequence GTGACCGGATCCCCGTTCGATGTCGCCGCCGAGTTCGACCGCCAGGTCGGCACCCTGATGGAGAAGGGCTACCCCGCGCTCGCCGGAATCTCCGTCGAGCAGTTCACCGAGCTGGTCACCCCACTGCGCGAAGCGGCCGTGGCCCGCGCCGCGGAACTGGCGCCACCGACCGAGGCACGGGTGCCGTTCCTGCTGGTCGTCACCCGGGAGCTGATCCCCGTCGAGCAACGACTCGGGCTTACCGCGCTGGCCGGCAAGCGCAAGCCCGGCTTCGTCGACCAGCACTTCGCCGAGGGCGACCTGGCGCGCTTCGACCCGATCAAGGAGCTCGAGGTGCCGGCCGGGCCGGCGTACCTGCTTTTCGACGTGGACCGGGGCGAGGAGACAGTCAACCTGGCACCCGCCGCCGCGATAGAGGTGATCACCGGCCAGGACCGGCTGCCGCTCACCATCGACGAGGGCATCGCCTTCATCACCCAGCACCCAGTGGCGCTGGAGAAGAACAAGTGCTTCTCGCTGGTCGGGTCCCGCTGCGGCGACAAGCGGGTGCCGGCGCTCTGGATCAGCCAGCGGGCGCCGAAGCTGGGGTGGTGCTGGTACGGCAACCCGCACACCTGGCTCGGCTCCGCCTCGGCCCACCCGGTCCGCGTCGGGCTGGAGTGA